The proteins below come from a single Miscanthus floridulus cultivar M001 chromosome 1, ASM1932011v1, whole genome shotgun sequence genomic window:
- the LOC136476722 gene encoding pentatricopeptide repeat-containing protein At1g77360, mitochondrial-like, whose product MGDFHHTWLKAREVFVRMLSSEGGASVGCDTLLDASDLAKRLCKLIISCRKAWALEHKLDHSGIRVTPEVAKRVLERLDKAGMLAYRFFEWTRRQKRGGCAHTVRSYHTVVASLAKIRQYQLMWDVVAVMRKEGAANVETFGIIMHKYARAQKFDEAVYTFNIMERYGVAHNLAAFNSLLGALCKSKNVRKAQEIFDKMNNRFSPDAKTYSILLEGWGRAPNLPKMREVYSDMLAAGCQPDIVTYGIIVDALCKTGRVEEAVCVMQDMSSRGCQPTTFIYSVLVHTYGVDMRIEDAVATFLDMEKDGIVPDVVVYNALVTAFCKVKKFDNAFRVMDDMEGHGISPNSRTWNIILNTLISLGKDDEAYRVFRSMIKRCKPDSDTYTMMIKMFCENDKIEMALKVWKYMRLKQFLPSMHTFSVLINGLCDKGEVSQACVLLEDMIEKGIRPPGSTFGKLRQLLLKEGRKDVLDFLVEKMKILIQEPLFD is encoded by the coding sequence ATGGGTGACTTTCACCACACTTGGTTGAAGGCACGCGAAGTGTTTGTAAGAATGCTTAGCAGTGAAGGCGGGGCCAGCGTGGGCTGTGATACCCTGCTGGACGCCTCGGACCTCGCCAAGCGCCTCTGCAAGCTCATCATCTCCTGCCGGAAGGCCTGGGCCCTCGAGCACAAGCTCGACCACAGCGGCATCCGCGTCACGCCCGAGGTCGCGAAGCGCGTCCTTGAGCGCCTCGACAAAGCCGGCATGCTCGCGTACCGCTTCTTCGAGTGGACGCGCAGGCAGAAGCGCGGCGGGTGTGCCCATACCGTGCGTTCCTACCACACGGTGGTCGCGTCCCTAGCCAAGATCAGGCAGTACCAACTCATGTGGGACGTCGTGGCCGTCATGCGCAAGGAGGGTGCGGCCAATGTTGAAACGTTCGGCATCATCATGCACAAATATGCCCGGGCGCAGAAGTTTGATGAGGCAGTGTACACGTTCAACATCATGGAGAGGTATGGTGTTGCCCACAACCTCGCTGCCTTCAACAGCTTGCTTGGTGCACTGTGCAAGTCGAAGAACGTGCGCAAGGCGCAGGAGATCTTTGACAAGATGAATAATCGGTTCAGTCCTGATGCCAAGACCTATAGCATCTTGCTTGAGGGTTGGGGGAGAGCACCCAACCTCCCAAAGATGCGGGAGGTTTACAGCGATATGCTTGCCGCTGGTTGCCAACCTGACATTGTCACATATGGTATCATCGTCGATGCACTCTGCAAGACAGGCCGAGTCGAAGAGGCTGTCTGTGTCATGCAGGACATGAGCTCCAGGGGATGCCAACCGACAACCTTCATATACAGCGTCTTAGTGCATACTTATGGAGTTGATATGAGGATTGAGGATGCTGTTGCAACATTTTTGGATATGGAGAAGGATGGGATTGTGCCTGATGTTGTTGTGTACAATGCGCTCGTCACTGCCTTCTGCAAAGTGAAAAAGTTTGACAATGCCTTCAGAGTCATGGATGACATGGAAGGCCATGGAATCTCCCCCAATTCAAGGACCTGGAACATCATCCTAAATACTTTGATTAGCCTTGGAAAGGATGATGAGGCATATAGGGTCTTCCGCAGCATGATTAAGCGCTGCAAACCAGACTCTGATACTTACACCATGATGATAAAGATGTTCTGTGAGAATGATAAGATAGAGATGGCACTGAAGGTATGGAAGTATATGCGGTTGAAGCAGTTCTTGCCGAGCATGCACACATTCTCCGTGCTGATCAATGGTCTCTGTGACAAGGGTGAGGTTAGCCAAGCTTGTGTCCTGCTTGAAGATATGATAGAGAAGGGCATTAGACCTCCTGGTTCAACTTTTGGCAAACTGAGGCAGCTACTTTTGAAAGAAGGAAGGAAGGATGTGCTTGACTTTCTTGTCGAGAAAATGAAGATCCTCATTCAAGAACCTTTGTTTGATTGA